From Psychroflexus torquis ATCC 700755, the proteins below share one genomic window:
- a CDS encoding CvpA family protein, with protein sequence MNIVDIILGVLLLIGLVRGFQRGFILELTGIIGLIAGIFGALEYSYIAESYFTRWTDLSTSNIEIIGFFISFLIITLAVSILGKILTKIVHTIALGMVNRLLGALFGVVKTGLFIFILILIFEYINTDERFLAVTKLQDSFIVSTIKEVSSALIPSLEELIETSNLLDTTDEA encoded by the coding sequence ATGAATATAGTGGACATTATTCTTGGTGTTTTGCTTCTCATTGGTCTTGTAAGAGGATTCCAGAGAGGCTTTATTTTAGAGCTTACTGGAATCATCGGTTTAATAGCGGGGATCTTTGGCGCTTTAGAATATAGTTACATTGCAGAAAGTTACTTTACTCGATGGACAGACCTGTCGACCTCCAACATAGAAATTATCGGCTTTTTTATTAGCTTCCTAATCATAACACTCGCCGTATCAATTTTGGGTAAGATTTTGACTAAAATAGTACATACTATAGCCTTAGGAATGGTTAATCGATTACTAGGAGCACTCTTTGGAGTGGTTAAAACAGGCTTATTCATTTTTATTTTGATATTAATTTTTGAGTATATCAACACTGATGAAAGGTTTCTTGCAGTAACCAAACTTCAGGACTCTTTTATTGTGTCGACTATAAAAGAAGTGAGCTCTGCTCTTATACCTTCTTTGGAGGAATTAATAGAAACAAGTAATTTGTTGGATACTACTGATGAAGCATAA
- a CDS encoding carbonic anhydrase family protein, with translation MGLNKIITKLEQEALTPDEILNDLMEGNNRFTSDNFHSRDYNALKVSATVGQYPKAVILSCVDSRVPVETVFDQGIGDIFVARVAGNFENKDILGSMEYACKVAGSKLVFVMGHESCGAVSAACDGIELGNITHLLSNIKPAVEAVKTEGKRDSTNKKFVHDVVEKNVRLTMERVREKSPILKDMEYKGDIKIIGGVYSLQSGKVELLS, from the coding sequence ATGGGATTAAATAAAATCATTACTAAATTAGAGCAAGAGGCGCTTACTCCAGATGAAATCTTAAATGATCTAATGGAAGGAAATAATCGGTTTACATCAGATAATTTTCATTCTAGAGATTACAACGCTCTAAAGGTTAGTGCTACTGTTGGTCAATATCCTAAAGCTGTTATTCTATCTTGTGTCGATAGCCGTGTTCCTGTGGAAACTGTTTTCGATCAGGGTATAGGTGATATTTTTGTCGCTAGAGTTGCGGGAAATTTTGAAAATAAAGATATTCTTGGAAGTATGGAGTATGCTTGTAAAGTGGCGGGGAGTAAGCTCGTTTTTGTGATGGGTCACGAGAGCTGTGGAGCTGTAAGCGCGGCTTGTGATGGAATAGAATTAGGAAACATCACCCATCTATTAAGCAATATAAAACCAGCTGTTGAAGCCGTCAAAACAGAAGGTAAGAGAGATTCTACCAATAAAAAATTTGTTCATGATGTGGTCGAAAAAAACGTCCGGTTAACTATGGAGAGGGTTCGTGAAAAGAGTCCTATTTTAAAAGATATGGAGTATAAAGGAGACATAAAGATTATAGGAGGAGTCTATTCTCTTCAGTCTGGCAAGGTAGAATTACTGTCTTAA
- the pheS gene encoding phenylalanine--tRNA ligase subunit alpha → MIDKIKAYIYEVERFTTDNTEDLEQFRIQYLGKKGILNTFFAEFKNVPNEQKKEFGKTINELKVSAQSKVEQLKSEIASKIEDKGLYGDLSRPGEPLEIGARHPISLVKNRITTIFSNIGFNVSEGPEIEDDWHNFSALNLPEYHPARDMQDTFFIQTDPKDILLRTHTSSVQVRYMENNEPPIRTISPGRVFRNEDISARSHCIFHQVEGLYIDKNVSFKDLKQTLIYFTQELFGKSKIRLRPSYFPFTEPSAEVDIYWGLETETDYRITKGTGWLEIMGCGMVDPNVLKNCDIDPKEYSGFAFGMGIERIAMLLYQIGDIRMFYENDVRFLKQFKSSL, encoded by the coding sequence ATGATAGATAAGATAAAGGCGTATATATATGAGGTTGAGCGCTTTACAACAGATAATACAGAAGACTTAGAGCAATTTAGAATTCAGTATTTAGGAAAAAAAGGAATTTTGAATACCTTTTTTGCTGAATTTAAAAATGTGCCTAATGAACAAAAGAAAGAGTTTGGGAAAACGATAAATGAGTTGAAAGTTTCAGCTCAATCAAAAGTGGAGCAGCTGAAATCTGAAATTGCCTCAAAAATTGAGGATAAAGGGCTATACGGCGACCTCTCAAGACCTGGAGAGCCTCTTGAAATTGGTGCGAGACACCCTATTTCTCTAGTCAAGAATAGAATTACAACCATATTTTCTAATATTGGGTTTAACGTTTCTGAAGGACCTGAAATAGAAGACGATTGGCATAATTTCTCTGCCTTAAACCTTCCAGAATACCACCCTGCTCGGGATATGCAGGATACCTTTTTTATCCAAACCGATCCTAAAGATATTCTGTTAAGAACTCACACATCGAGCGTCCAAGTGAGGTATATGGAAAACAATGAGCCTCCTATACGAACGATTTCTCCAGGAAGAGTCTTTAGAAATGAAGACATTTCAGCTCGGTCTCATTGTATATTTCATCAAGTAGAAGGTTTGTACATTGATAAAAATGTATCTTTTAAAGACTTGAAGCAAACTTTGATTTATTTTACACAAGAGTTGTTTGGAAAGTCTAAAATTCGGTTAAGACCATCTTACTTCCCCTTTACAGAACCTAGTGCAGAAGTTGATATTTACTGGGGACTGGAAACAGAAACCGATTATAGAATCACAAAGGGGACTGGTTGGTTAGAAATTATGGGATGTGGAATGGTAGATCCAAATGTTTTGAAAAATTGCGATATCGATCCTAAAGAGTATAGTGGTTTTGCCTTTGGTATGGGTATAGAGCGAATAGCCATGTTGCTTTATCAAATTGGAGATATTCGAATGTTTTATGAAAATGATGTTCGCTTCCTTAAACAGTTTAAATCGTCATTGTAA
- a CDS encoding SulP family inorganic anion transporter encodes MFKHLNKDLPSSVVVFFVALPLCLGIALASGAPLFAGVIAGIIGGIVVGSISGSSVGVSGPAAGLAVIVLSAIASLGKYEYFLVAVVIGGAIQILLGILKAGVIGYYFPSSVIKGMLAGIGIIIFLKQFSVAFGLPDSYDFFHYSIKVMIDNIILAWGGLSIGTLSITLISIGIMLFWSSVLEKKHHFFKVVPGPLVAVIAGILYKLFIEDDSVFGIADSNLVSVPVPSSFSDFITQFTFPDFSIITSTEVWVVGFTIAVVASLETLLSVEATDKLDPRKRVTPTNRELIAQGTGNMLSGFIGGLPITQVIVRSSANIQSGGRTKLSGILHAVWLLLAVVFIPDLLNLIPLAVLAGVLFIVGYKLAKPSLFVKMFKLGKTQFLPFMVTVTGIVLSDLLTGIGLGLVVGLIVILINSYKNSHFLNVEDKTGDGKLVKMTFAEEVTFFNKGAILKSLNDIASHSNVEIDIRKSKYLDYDILEILEDFKTKAKNRDIYITIISDRGKFENPDSYQKFFNLKSNY; translated from the coding sequence ATGTTTAAACATTTAAACAAAGACCTACCTTCTAGTGTAGTTGTCTTTTTTGTAGCACTACCCTTATGTTTGGGTATTGCATTAGCTAGTGGGGCTCCCCTTTTTGCTGGAGTTATAGCTGGAATAATAGGAGGTATTGTGGTGGGTTCCATAAGTGGATCTTCAGTAGGAGTAAGCGGCCCAGCAGCGGGTCTGGCAGTTATAGTATTAAGTGCAATTGCAAGCTTAGGCAAATATGAGTACTTCTTGGTCGCTGTGGTTATAGGAGGAGCTATTCAAATTTTATTAGGTATCTTAAAAGCTGGAGTCATAGGATACTATTTCCCATCCTCAGTTATAAAGGGAATGCTAGCAGGAATTGGTATTATCATTTTTTTAAAGCAATTCTCCGTCGCTTTTGGCTTACCAGATAGTTATGATTTTTTTCATTATAGTATAAAGGTGATGATAGATAATATCATCCTAGCTTGGGGAGGCCTCTCCATAGGGACTCTAAGCATTACACTAATCAGTATTGGGATTATGTTATTTTGGTCCAGTGTTTTAGAAAAAAAACACCACTTTTTTAAAGTAGTTCCAGGTCCCTTAGTCGCAGTTATTGCTGGGATTCTTTATAAGTTATTTATAGAAGATGACAGTGTATTTGGAATTGCAGATTCCAATCTAGTTTCAGTTCCTGTACCTAGTAGTTTTTCAGATTTCATTACTCAATTCACTTTCCCAGATTTCTCAATTATCACAAGCACAGAAGTTTGGGTTGTCGGGTTTACAATTGCAGTTGTGGCTAGTTTGGAAACTTTGCTAAGTGTCGAAGCAACAGATAAGCTTGATCCCAGAAAGCGAGTAACACCAACAAATAGAGAATTGATTGCTCAAGGAACAGGAAATATGCTCTCGGGTTTTATAGGAGGCTTACCCATTACTCAAGTGATTGTAAGAAGTTCTGCCAACATCCAATCTGGAGGGCGTACAAAATTATCTGGAATATTACATGCTGTATGGTTGCTTCTCGCAGTCGTTTTTATCCCAGATTTACTTAACCTCATCCCATTAGCGGTTCTCGCAGGAGTCTTATTTATTGTAGGCTATAAGCTAGCGAAACCTTCTTTATTCGTAAAGATGTTTAAGCTTGGAAAAACTCAGTTTTTACCTTTTATGGTGACCGTAACAGGTATCGTTTTAAGTGATTTGCTCACAGGAATAGGTTTAGGCCTTGTTGTAGGTCTAATTGTAATTCTCATTAATAGTTATAAAAACTCGCATTTCTTAAATGTAGAAGATAAAACGGGTGATGGGAAACTCGTAAAAATGACTTTTGCTGAAGAAGTTACGTTTTTCAATAAAGGGGCAATCTTAAAATCTCTTAATGATATTGCATCACATTCCAATGTTGAAATTGATATCAGAAAATCTAAATATCTGGATTACGATATTTTAGAAATTCTTGAAGATTTTAAAACTAAAGCTAAAAATAGGGATATTTATATAACCATCATTTCAGACCGAGGGAAATTCGAAAATCCAGACAGTTATCAGAAATTTTTTAACCTAAAGTCAAACTACTAA